One Montipora capricornis isolate CH-2021 unplaced genomic scaffold, ASM3666992v2 scaffold_305, whole genome shotgun sequence genomic window carries:
- the LOC138035193 gene encoding OTU domain-containing protein 5-B-like has product MVNLKTEFQEPLTRPGVKHDEEMSVCSSTPQAHGGYINSSLLESDPKMSKSHANVLSFDENVSYLSAMTNLYERNKHFLMSETATENRTNMGRIDEITRHQRTYVATQDNKYFSKDLCTDSSLNTGRNGDEEVSKRSRNVGGAGDCFFRAVSHQLYGEPSYHMNIRSVGVQYMRANPDRFIESITGDSWARYLANMSQQGTWAEAFVIQAVADAFHLTINIIESNQGFSPHTAISPVAIPGHEPTVIGHMDEIHYVSTIPYNDECPQVIGNETVAVVNTLSKEDRRARKREWIRRKRANKESKDKENKAKQDKRSAWIEKTRESQRQAFKKRKESNPTHIRNLNRKAFKKQKESNLNHVRDLNRKAFLKRKENNLEHVRELNKSAQNRKRFHSTQLHTNHHELLQPARKKQNCTMANGKHEMNMAKVIQSFHDSIKCGPE; this is encoded by the exons ATGGTCAACTTGAAGACTGAATTTCAGGAGCCTTTGACTCGTCCAGGCGTTAAACATGACGAGGAGATGAGCGTTTGCTCTTCGACCCCTCAAGCTCACGGGGGGTATATAAATTCCAGCTTGCTGGAGAGTGACCCGAAAATGAGTAAATCTCATGCTAATGTGCTAAGCTTTGATGAGAATGTGTCTTATTTGTCGGCCATGACGAACTTATATGAGCGAAACAAACACTTCTTAATGAGCGAAACGGCCACTGAAAACAGGACAAACATGGGCAGAATTGACGAGATCACGCGACACCAAAGAACTTATGTGGCCACCCAGGACAACAAATATTTCTCTAAAGACCTGTGTACTGATTCAAGCTTAAATACTGGTAGGAATGGAGATGAAGAAGTATCCAAACGGTCAAGAA ATGTTGGTGGTGCAGGTGATTGTTTTTTTAGAGCAGTATCTCATCAACTGTATGGTGAACCTAGCTATCATATGAACATTCGTAGTGTTGGTGTTCAATATATGAGAGCTAACCCAGACAGATTCATTGAAAGTATTACAGGGGATTCATGGGCAAGGTATTTAGCTAATATGTCACAACAGGGTACATGGGCTGAAGCATTTGTAATACAAGCAGTTGCCGATGCATTCCATTTGACAATCAATATAATAGAATCTAACCAAGGGTTTTCACCACATACTGCTATTAGTCCAGTCGCTATACCAGGACATGAACCTACTGTTATTGGACACATGGATGAGATACACTATGTATCAACCATCCCCTATAATGACGAATGTCCACAGGTAATTGGAAATGAAACAGTAGCAGTGGTAAATACTTTATCTAAAGAAGACAGAAGAGCTCGCAAGAGAGAATGGATCAGAAGAAAGAGAGCAAATAAAGAGTCCAAAGATAAAGAGAATAAAGCTAAACAGGATAAAAGGTCAGCATGGATTGAAAAAACAAGAGAATCTCAAAGACAGGCATTTAAGAAACGAAAAGAATCAAATCCCACTCACATAAGAAATCTGAATAGGAAGGCAtttaagaaacaaaaagaatcaAATCTCAACCATGTGAGGGATCTGAATAGGAAGgcatttttgaaaagaaaagaaaacaacctcGAGCATGTCAGAGAGCTAAACAAAAGTGCACAAAATAGAAAGAGATTTCATAGTACACAGCTACACACAAATCACCACGAGCTATTACAGCCAGctaggaaaaaacaaaattgtaccATGGCAAATGGAAAACATGAAATGAATATGGCAAAGgtgattcagtcttttcatGATAGCATTAAGTGTGGCCCTGAATAG
- the LOC138035192 gene encoding uncharacterized protein, with protein MPLRRSTREFQFINTSNPDERTFLLKALDKIKELPDKSTDKESDNIIKTYQRRPHKLEELCLANFVAWFNCVKDKDSDDSTNCSTSQTFDDFLLETQLNDNVDDDPSAEDNQTDDTTEYKLKGGMKLVKRKRAKIVRSVRFNKEKDPENYYREQLVLYTPWRNQQKDLVKDCQTYQERYQHLKSIINSNKEQYECHSDILEKAIEDLNESDNTSNEPVAPNTQHINEQDATAKTKPSELFGCFDPGTNKQHSQYDLFDDMGILPRHNDQEELVQNRLHDSNDR; from the coding sequence ATGCCTCTGAGGAGATCAACAAGAGAATTTCAATTTATCAACACTTCAAATCCAGATGAAAGAACATTTTTGTTGAAAGCACttgacaaaattaaagaattgcCTGACAAGTCAACAGATAAAGAATCAGATAACATAATTAAAACGTATCAAAGGAGACCTCATAAGTTAGAAGAATTGTGTCTTGCTAATTTTGTTGCATGGTTCAACTGTGTTAAAGACAAAGATTCAGATGACAGCACCAATTGTAGTACATCACAAACATTTGATgattttttgcttgaaactCAACTTAATGACAATGTTGATGATGACCCATCTGCTGAAGACAATCAAACTGATGACACAACAGAATACAAATTAAAAGGAGGAATGAAGCTTGTCAAAAGGAAAAGAGCAAAGATAGTAAGATCTGTCAGgtttaacaaagaaaaagatcCTGAAAATTATTACAGAGAACAACTCGTGCTTTATACACCTTGGAGAAATCAACAAAAAGACTTGGTAAAAGACTGCCAGACATATCAAGAGAGATATCAACACTTAAAATCAATTATCAACAGCAACAAAGAGCAATATGAGTGTCACTCTGATATTCTTGAGAAAGCCATTGAGGATTTGAATGAGAGTGACAATACTTCTAATGAACCTGTAGCTCCTAACACACAACACATTAATGAACAAGATGCtacagccaaaacaaaaccaagTGAATTATTTGGATGTTTTGACCCGGGAACCAACAAACAACACAGTCAGTATGATCTATTTGATGACATGGGTATTTTACCAAGGCATAATGATCAAGAAGAACTGGTACAAAATCGTCTGCATGATAGTAATGATAGGTAG